From the Oceanicaulis alexandrii DSM 11625 genome, one window contains:
- a CDS encoding MFS transporter, with protein MTNAPQMEERSLLGAVIQLWALLLGIALLLAGNGLQGTLLGVVAEDSGFSATLTGLVMTSYFAGFFAGSASAERLIAKVGHVRTFAALASIGSIAILVHGLLIDPIVWSGMRFLTGFSFAGLYVVAESWLNRESSNTYRGALLAIYMIITHGSLAIGQGLLNTAPTASLTLYVLSSIIISGALVPILLSSAPQPHYILEVERLTLRKLFAISPLGLTGSFCAGVANGIILGMGAVYARRIGLEVSGVSVFIAATLVGGAALQWPIGRLSDAIDRRVIIGAVASAAAVAAALLPMAADMGLIALTVTGFFAGGLTMTLYPLSMAHTHDWLEPDQMTAASSALVMVYGAGAVMGPIGTGVLMGLIGPSGFAYYLIGLCLLLSAIAVYRITRREAPDSTEDYLLAPAAMVGGEYWAETAVEEAADAESDPA; from the coding sequence ATGACCAACGCGCCGCAAATGGAAGAACGCAGCCTTTTGGGCGCTGTTATTCAGCTCTGGGCGCTCTTGCTTGGGATCGCGCTGCTGCTCGCCGGCAACGGCTTGCAAGGCACGCTTCTGGGCGTGGTGGCCGAAGACTCCGGCTTTTCCGCCACCCTGACGGGCCTGGTGATGACCAGTTACTTCGCTGGATTTTTCGCCGGGTCAGCCAGCGCCGAACGCCTGATCGCCAAGGTCGGCCATGTGCGCACCTTCGCCGCCCTGGCCTCGATCGGCTCTATCGCGATCCTGGTGCATGGGCTGCTGATTGATCCCATCGTCTGGTCCGGCATGCGCTTTCTGACCGGTTTCAGCTTTGCAGGCCTGTATGTGGTGGCCGAAAGCTGGCTGAATCGCGAAAGCTCCAACACCTATCGCGGGGCGTTGCTGGCGATCTACATGATCATCACCCATGGCAGCCTCGCCATCGGGCAAGGGCTGCTGAACACCGCGCCGACAGCCAGCCTGACGCTCTACGTCCTCTCCTCCATCATCATTTCAGGCGCGCTGGTGCCCATTCTGCTCAGCTCGGCCCCCCAACCGCACTACATTCTGGAGGTCGAGCGCCTGACCCTGCGCAAGCTGTTCGCGATTTCTCCGCTCGGACTGACAGGCAGTTTTTGCGCCGGCGTCGCCAACGGCATCATTCTGGGCATGGGTGCGGTCTATGCGCGCCGCATCGGGCTGGAGGTGAGCGGGGTGTCGGTGTTCATCGCCGCGACCCTGGTAGGCGGCGCCGCCCTGCAATGGCCTATCGGGCGTTTGTCCGACGCCATCGACCGCCGGGTGATCATCGGCGCTGTCGCTTCCGCAGCCGCCGTCGCTGCGGCGCTGCTGCCCATGGCGGCGGACATGGGCCTGATCGCCCTGACCGTGACCGGGTTCTTCGCCGGCGGGCTGACCATGACGCTCTATCCGCTATCCATGGCGCACACTCATGACTGGCTTGAACCCGACCAGATGACGGCGGCGTCAAGCGCGCTGGTCATGGTCTACGGCGCCGGCGCGGTGATGGGGCCCATCGGCACAGGCGTTCTGATGGGCCTGATCGGCCCCAGCGGCTTCGCCTATTACCTGATCGGCTTGTGCCTGCTGCTCTCCGCCATCGCGGTTTACCGGATCACGCGCCGCGAGGCGCCCGACAGCACCGAGGATTACCTGCTCGCGCCCGCCGCCATGGTCGGCGGCGAGTACTGGGCGGAAACCGCCGTGGAGGAAGCCGCAGACGCCGAGAGCGATCCTGCCTGA